A DNA window from Brachionichthys hirsutus isolate HB-005 chromosome 10, CSIRO-AGI_Bhir_v1, whole genome shotgun sequence contains the following coding sequences:
- the slc25a1a gene encoding tricarboxylate transport protein A, mitochondrial isoform X2 has translation MSSLLKPFSVREGPCGSHPAAAASRSSLPAHQRSCAARRDLAAAAAAGGRKMTHPGKAILAGGIAGGIEICITFPTEYVKTQLQLDPPRYRGIGDCVKLTVQDHGLRGLYRGLSSLLYGSIPKSAVRFGVFEMLSNPMRDATGRLDNTRSLLCGLGAGITEAVVIVCPMETLKVKLIHDQRSLRPRYRGFFHGVSEIIREQGVRGTYQGLTATALKQGSNQAIRFYVMNSLRNWYKGDDPTREMHPIVTATFGATAGAASVFGNAPLDVVKTRMQGLEAHRYKNTADCAFQILKQEGPHAFYKGTVPRLGRVCLDVALVFVIYEEVVKLLNN, from the exons ATGTCGTCGCTGCTGAAGCCGTTCTCGGTGCGTGAGGGTCCGTGCGGGAGCCATCCGGCCGCCGCGGCTTCGCGGAGCTCGCTGCCCGCCCACCAGCGGTCGTGCGCGGCGAGGAGGGACctggctgcggcggcggcggccggggGAAGGAAAATGACGCACCCCGGAAAGGCCATCCTCGCAG GTGGAATTGCAGGAGGAATCGAGATCTGCATCACTTTCCCTACAGAATACGTGAAGAcccagctgcagctggaccCACCCCGGTACCGAGGCATCG gtgACTGCGTGAAGTTAACTGTGCAGGATCACGGGCTCAGAGGGTTGTATCGAGGCCTCAGCTCGCTGCTCTACGGCTCGATACCCAAATCTGCTGTGAg GTTCGGCGTGTTCGAGATGCTCAGCAACCCGATGCGAGACGCCACGGGCCGGCTGGACAACACGCGGAGCCTCCTGTGCGGTTTGGGAGCTGGCATCACAGAGGCCGTCGTGATCGTCTGCCCCATGGAGACGCTGAAG GTGAAGCTGATCCACGACCAGCGCTCCCTCCGGCCTCGCTACAGAGGCTTCTTTCACGGCGTCAGCGAGATCATCAGGGAACAGG GCGTGCGGGGGACGTATCAAGGTCTGACAGCAACCGCGCTGAAACAAGGGAGCAATCAGGCCATCCGATTCTACGTCATGAATTCACTGCGCAATTGGTACAAAG GTGATGACCCCACACGAGAAATGCACCCCATCGTGACGGCAACCTTTGGGGCAACAGCAGGTGCCGCCAGTGTTTTTGGAAACGCGCCCCTAGATGTGGTGAAAACCAGAATGCAG GGTTTAGAGGCCCATCGCTACAAAAACACAGCCGACTGTGCCTTCCAGATCTTGAAGCAAGAAGGCCCCCACGC CTTCTACAA